The sequence CCGGCAGACATGGCGGTAGTTGAGCAGGGTGATCGCCGCCTGATATTCGGGATGGGAGTAGGAGCCCTCCGCCTCATGGGCGAGCAGCATCTCGACCGTTTCCGGGCCAAGCGAGGCGCGCAGCCGGTGCATCTCGGTCATCAGATGCGGCAGGTCGGCGGCGGTGTCCTCGAGGATCAGCGTCTTCAGCGCCTGCGGATAGGTCAGCGCGTAGTCGATGGCGAGCCAGCCGCCCCAGCTATGGCCGAGCAGATGCACCGGCCCGAGCCCGAGAGCACGGCGCACCGCCTCGGTCTCCTCGACATAGCGGGCGATCGACCACAGCGCCGGATCGTCCGGCCGGTCGGAGGCACCGCAGCCGAGCTGGTCGAAGGCGACGACACGGTAGCCGTGGCCGGCGAGGAAGGAATGGGCGTCGCGCAGATAGTCGCAGGGCAGGCCCGGCCCGCCATTGAGCAGGAAGACGGTCTCCTCTCCCGCGCCATAGGAATAGGCGACGACCCGGTGGCCGTCGACCTCGACCTCGATGCGCGCGTCTGCCGGCTTGATCTGCCACATGGAACCTACCTGCTCGCTACCGTCACCTCGACCCGGGCGCGCTCCAGCGCCCGCGCGAGGGTGCCGCCCGGCGCCGCGTCGACGACGAGCCGCTGGATGTCGGGGATGCGCGCCCAGATGGCGAGCGACTGGACGCCGAACTTCTTGTGGTCGGACACCACGATGGTTTCGGCGGCACGGTTCATCATCGCCTTGTAGACCCAGGCGGCGGGGGCCTCGGCGTCGGCGAGCCCGTCCGTGGTGATGCCGGAAATGCCGAGAATGGTGCGGTTGACGTTGTAGTTCTGCAGGAAGTCGACGGTCTCGACCCCCACCATCATGCCCTCGCGGGCGTTGTAGCTGCCCGGGCACATGATGACGTCGATGGTCGGGTTGGCGGAGACGACGGTCGCCACCGAGAAGGAATGGGTGATCACCGTGAGGTCGTGGCACTCGGCGGCCATGCGCCGGGCGACATGGGTGGTGGTGGCGCCGGCGCCGATGGCGATCACCTCCTGCGGCTTGATGAAGGCCACCGTGGCGGCGGCGATGGCCTCGCGCTCGGCCACCATCAGCCGGTGGCGCTCCGTCACCGAGGGCTCGGAGGCGAAGGGGCGCACCGCGCCGCCATAGGTGCGGCTGAGCAGGCCCTTCTCCTGAAGGTCGAACAGGTCGCGCCGGATCGTTTCGGTGGAGACGTCCAGCTCGGCGGCGAGATCGCCCACGCGCAGCGTCGCCGAGGCGCGCATCTCGGCGAGGATGCGGTCTTGCCGCGCCGCCTTGTCGAGGCGGGGGCGGCGCCGCTCGCCGGCGGGCAGTGTGTCGTCCGCGCTCATGCCGCGGCCCGCCGGCGGACCAGCATGCCGACGAGCCCGCCGGTGAGCAGCAGCGCCGCGGCGCCGAGCGTCGCCATGGTGCCGAGCGCCGGCACCATCGGCGTGTAGCCGGCGACCATCTTGGCGTAGAGCCATTCGGGAATCGTCGAGTCGGCGCCCGTCGTGTAGAGCGAGAGCGGGAAGTTGCTCCAGGAGAGCAGGAAGGCGAACAGCATGCCCGACCAGATTCCCGGCCACAGTAGCGGCAGCGTCACCTCCCGGAACACCTGAAGGCGCGAGCAGCCGAGGTCGAAGGCGGCTTCCTCCAGCGAGGGATCGAAGCCGTAGACCTGAATGGCGATGACCAGCGTCACGACAGGCACGATCCACACCATGTGGGCGAACACCGCCGTCATCCAGCTGGTCTGGATGCCGACCGCGTTGAAGCCGAGCAGCATGGCGAGGCCGAGCACCGGCTGGGGAAAGAAGATCGGCAGCAGGATGAGCTTCTGGTACAGCCGCCGGCCCTTCCAGTCGTAGCGGGCGAAGGCCAGCGCGCCGAAGGTGGCGATGACGACCGAGAAGAGCGTGACCAGCAGGGCGACGCTGATCGAGGTCTTCACGATCATGCC comes from Ancylobacter sp. TS-1 and encodes:
- a CDS encoding DeoR/GlpR family DNA-binding transcription regulator, whose amino-acid sequence is MSADDTLPAGERRRPRLDKAARQDRILAEMRASATLRVGDLAAELDVSTETIRRDLFDLQEKGLLSRTYGGAVRPFASEPSVTERHRLMVAEREAIAAATVAFIKPQEVIAIGAGATTTHVARRMAAECHDLTVITHSFSVATVVSANPTIDVIMCPGSYNAREGMMVGVETVDFLQNYNVNRTILGISGITTDGLADAEAPAAWVYKAMMNRAAETIVVSDHKKFGVQSLAIWARIPDIQRLVVDAAPGGTLARALERARVEVTVASR
- a CDS encoding proline iminopeptidase-family hydrolase; this encodes MWQIKPADARIEVEVDGHRVVAYSYGAGEETVFLLNGGPGLPCDYLRDAHSFLAGHGYRVVAFDQLGCGASDRPDDPALWSIARYVEETEAVRRALGLGPVHLLGHSWGGWLAIDYALTYPQALKTLILEDTAADLPHLMTEMHRLRASLGPETVEMLLAHEAEGSYSHPEYQAAITLLNYRHVCRLQDWPAPLLASLDDWNMAPYMAMQGPNEFLYIGNLKDWNRVTDLHRIAAPVLITVGRHDEITPACALRMKQNLPQAELVVFPNSSHMPFYEEPDAYDAVLLSFLGRHRAAPPIEDAP
- a CDS encoding ABC transporter permease, with the translated sequence MTGKRMSALIWIWTLFVVVAIYLPILCGALASFNKSRYFGFPIKVYSTEWWAKTVDSIEIGMIVKTSISVALLVTLFSVVIATFGALAFARYDWKGRRLYQKLILLPIFFPQPVLGLAMLLGFNAVGIQTSWMTAVFAHMVWIVPVVTLVIAIQVYGFDPSLEEAAFDLGCSRLQVFREVTLPLLWPGIWSGMLFAFLLSWSNFPLSLYTTGADSTIPEWLYAKMVAGYTPMVPALGTMATLGAAALLLTGGLVGMLVRRRAAA